The following coding sequences are from one Microbacterium sp. SORGH_AS_0969 window:
- a CDS encoding WxL protein peptidoglycan domain-containing protein translates to MPIRRSPHSLLWVLLTFVFVVAWAPPAAASTTSDDTTWAVRPVPASDGSPRARVDLTLDPGETGSDTFQVSNFSQTPVTFAITAADGYTNERGRFNMLPTGATSVDSGTWIDVARTVTVGAGATVDVPFTLTVPRTATPGDHAAGIAASVSSTGTDDSGNSIGVESRVGFRVLTRVTGQLTPAYTVSEVDTGYRTAWNPLEPGSLDASFVVRNTGNIRLIVDATATTSLGQSADFAPAPGEAPLELLPGAERRVTLTIGQVWPVFVVPGEVSVSPRVSAPEGDGLQVSPAHESFVAAAVPWPHLLILLAVLLIAGAIAWDRLRAKQRLRRAVAAAREEERKKADPVAWDSSKLRARNR, encoded by the coding sequence ATGCCGATACGACGGTCTCCGCACTCCCTTCTCTGGGTCCTGCTCACGTTCGTCTTCGTCGTGGCGTGGGCCCCTCCGGCAGCGGCCTCGACCACGTCCGACGACACGACCTGGGCGGTGCGCCCGGTCCCCGCGTCGGACGGTTCCCCGCGCGCCCGGGTCGATCTCACCCTCGATCCGGGCGAGACCGGCTCGGACACCTTCCAGGTGAGCAACTTCTCGCAGACACCCGTCACCTTCGCGATCACGGCGGCGGACGGCTACACCAACGAGCGCGGGCGATTCAACATGCTGCCGACGGGGGCGACGTCCGTCGATTCCGGCACCTGGATCGACGTCGCGCGCACGGTGACCGTGGGTGCCGGGGCGACGGTGGACGTCCCGTTCACGCTGACGGTCCCGAGGACAGCGACACCCGGCGATCACGCGGCCGGCATCGCGGCATCCGTGTCGTCGACGGGAACGGACGACAGCGGCAACAGCATCGGGGTGGAAAGCCGCGTCGGTTTCCGGGTCCTGACCCGGGTGACGGGCCAGCTCACCCCCGCGTACACCGTCAGCGAGGTGGACACCGGGTATCGCACCGCCTGGAACCCGCTGGAGCCCGGGTCTCTCGACGCCAGCTTCGTCGTGCGCAACACCGGGAACATCCGACTGATCGTCGATGCGACCGCCACCACCTCTCTCGGGCAGTCCGCCGACTTCGCGCCCGCGCCCGGTGAGGCTCCGCTGGAGCTGCTGCCGGGGGCCGAGCGGCGCGTCACGCTGACCATCGGCCAGGTCTGGCCCGTGTTCGTCGTCCCGGGCGAGGTGAGCGTCTCCCCCCGGGTCTCGGCACCCGAGGGCGACGGGCTGCAGGTGTCTCCGGCACACGAGTCGTTCGTCGCCGCGGCGGTGCCCTGGCCGCACCTGCTCATCCTGCTCGCCGTCCTGTTGATCGCGGGCGCGATCGCCTGGGACCGCCTGCGCGCGAAGCAGCGGTTGCGCCGCGCCGTCGCCGCCGCACGAGAGGAGGAACGAAAGAAAGCCGACCCGGTCGCCTGGGACAGCTCGAAGCTGCGCGCGCGCAACCGCTGA
- a CDS encoding trimeric intracellular cation channel family protein, giving the protein MTNAAIAGRGSTRPSVGTRAFDALDIAATALFGLEGAAAAAHAGFDLLGVVVVGLIVALAGGVLRDVLLGDLPPAALRTPSRIVAGLAGALVAFVFIEIVDAFPVLPLQILDAIGLALFAVTGAQKAWASGANLWVVTILGTLAATGGGVIRDVLLARTPYVLSESIYGTAAAAGAVVTGILLAVTGRPRLALGAGFAVALALRLGAVVWGWSLPRIA; this is encoded by the coding sequence ATGACCAATGCCGCGATCGCCGGCCGAGGCTCGACTCGACCGTCCGTCGGGACTCGTGCCTTCGACGCCCTCGACATCGCAGCGACGGCGCTGTTCGGACTCGAGGGCGCTGCGGCTGCGGCCCACGCCGGCTTCGACCTGCTCGGTGTGGTGGTGGTCGGGCTCATCGTGGCGCTCGCGGGCGGTGTTCTCCGAGACGTCCTTCTCGGTGACCTCCCGCCCGCCGCCCTGCGAACCCCCAGTCGTATCGTCGCGGGACTGGCCGGTGCGCTCGTCGCGTTCGTCTTCATCGAGATCGTCGATGCGTTCCCGGTTCTGCCCCTGCAGATCCTGGATGCCATCGGCCTCGCGCTCTTCGCCGTCACCGGCGCGCAGAAGGCGTGGGCCTCCGGCGCGAACCTCTGGGTCGTGACGATCCTCGGAACCCTCGCGGCGACCGGCGGTGGTGTCATCCGCGACGTCCTGCTGGCACGGACCCCCTACGTCTTGTCCGAGAGCATCTACGGCACGGCCGCTGCCGCGGGCGCGGTGGTGACCGGCATCCTGCTCGCGGTGACGGGACGCCCGCGTCTGGCCCTCGGGGCCGGCTTCGCCGTGGCGCTCGCGCTCCGGCTCGGTGCGGTCGTCTGGGGCTGGTCCCTGCCGAGGATCGCGTGA
- a CDS encoding trimeric intracellular cation channel family protein, producing MTLTVRVSGTAVRPLPGRPSLGAQAFAALDIVATGVRGVEGAALAANAGFDLLGVLVVGFVAAVVGGMLRDVLLGDLPPAALRSSSRIIVALAASAATFALLKLVDEVPPTVLLTLDGVGLALFAVIGAQKASAHGASLWVVVVVGVVAATGGGVVRDVLLGQTPVLLTQSVYGGAAALGALATGILLVTTRRAHLSIVVGFVLAFGLREAVLLIG from the coding sequence GTGACGCTCACGGTCCGCGTGTCCGGCACCGCGGTGCGCCCTCTCCCGGGGCGCCCCTCGCTCGGCGCGCAGGCGTTCGCGGCCTTGGACATCGTCGCCACCGGGGTCCGCGGCGTCGAGGGCGCAGCGCTCGCCGCCAACGCCGGCTTCGACCTGCTCGGCGTTCTCGTGGTCGGGTTCGTCGCTGCCGTCGTCGGCGGGATGCTGCGCGACGTGCTCCTGGGCGATCTCCCCCCGGCCGCTCTGCGTTCCTCGAGTCGCATCATCGTTGCCCTGGCGGCGTCCGCGGCCACGTTCGCGCTACTGAAACTCGTCGACGAGGTCCCTCCGACGGTGCTGCTCACGCTCGACGGCGTCGGGCTCGCCCTGTTCGCGGTGATCGGTGCACAGAAGGCCTCGGCGCACGGCGCGAGCCTGTGGGTGGTCGTGGTGGTCGGGGTGGTCGCCGCGACGGGCGGGGGAGTCGTCCGCGACGTGCTCCTCGGGCAGACGCCCGTGCTGCTCACCCAGAGCGTTTACGGCGGGGCTGCTGCGCTCGGGGCTCTGGCCACCGGCATCCTGCTCGTCACCACCCGACGTGCGCACCTGTCGATCGTGGTCGGATTCGTCCTCGCGTTCGGTCTCCGCGAGGCGGTGCTGCTGATCGGCTGA
- a CDS encoding SdpI family protein, whose protein sequence is MIGALVTSTVAMVAVAALAFWTAQRGAAGTLPRNDFIGIRTGATRASDEAWIAAHRAGAVDLAWSGAGALLTALGPWAALIVPTSLREFVIVVAVVVGLVVLLGFSLRAAVVGGRAARELTEGR, encoded by the coding sequence ATGATCGGCGCACTCGTGACGAGCACCGTGGCGATGGTCGCGGTGGCGGCGCTCGCGTTCTGGACCGCGCAGCGCGGAGCGGCGGGCACGCTGCCGCGGAACGACTTCATCGGCATCCGGACGGGGGCCACCCGGGCATCCGACGAGGCGTGGATCGCCGCGCATCGCGCCGGTGCCGTCGATCTTGCTTGGTCCGGAGCCGGCGCGCTCCTCACCGCCCTGGGTCCCTGGGCGGCGCTCATCGTGCCGACATCCCTTCGCGAGTTCGTCATCGTCGTGGCAGTCGTCGTGGGTCTGGTTGTGCTGCTGGGCTTCTCGCTCCGAGCGGCGGTGGTCGGCGGTCGCGCCGCGCGGGAGTTGACCGAAGGCCGGTGA
- the mfd gene encoding transcription-repair coupling factor has protein sequence MTVPGIVRALEQAESYREAASAASADLSLSLVDGLDAPVIAGLVERRRAAGDPGAVLVIAPTGRRAESLGPALDAVLPGAQVLHFPAWETLPHERLSPSPETVGRRLDVLRRIAAWNGDAPLVVTASVRSALQPLAPGLGDVAPVELAVGGRGHELEAVTTRLVELAYHRVDMVSRRGEFAVRGGILDVFPPVADHPYRVEFFGDEVDQIRAFSVADQRSLPGEVTTVTLVPSRELLLTPAVRTRAAALRDAYPGLRQLLEKMAEGIPAEGMESLIPVLIDDLTTLVDYLPGGSAVALVDPERSLARATTLGDTNREFLEAAWSAATAGADTPVDLDSGDFVTLDDLHERASGRGGVWWQLSAFDSGAADAEDEGLVTGDDSPHRIKADAVPSFQGNVDGATAHVGQLLGDGWSVIVTASGPGLVDRARDVLAERGIAARRVDDVLTPPEPGVAHVVCAPLERGFELGEARFAVITETEFYGRSVGGDNRGAKKLASRRRNVVDPLQLKPGDVVVHATHGIGKFIELTQREVSSGGRNAVKTTKEYLVLEYAPSKRGYPGDKLFVPTDQLDLLSKYVGGEAPTLSKMGGSDWAAAKGRARKAVRDIAVELVKLYSARMASKGYAFGPDTPWQRELEEAFPFAETQDQLQTIDEIKADMEKPIPMDRLLSGDVGFGKTEVAVRAAFKAIQDGKQVAMLVPTTLLVKQHLETFAERFAGFPVTVRPLSRFQSDKEAKATLAGLTDGTVDMVIGTHRILTEKVIFKDLGLMIIDEEQRFGVEHKDALKKLKTNVDILAMSATPIPRTLEMAVTGIREMSTLATPPEDRHPILSYVGPRNDKQIAAAIRRELLREGQVFYVHNRVSSIQRVAAHLAELVPEARIVVAHGQMGEHALEQVVDDFWERRADVLVSTTIIETGLDISNANTIIIDRADKYGLSQLHQLRGRVGRGRDRAYAYFLYDEMKPLSETAADRLETIAVNNDLGSGMQVALKDLELRGAGNLLGAEQAGHIAGVGFDLYLRMIGEAVSTFRGEDVDGPTELRLELPVDARLPEFYIDSERLRLEAYQKLSAAASATAKDDAIDLVVEELRDRYGEPPAEVEGLIAVARLRRRAAQAGLADVVAMGSNLRIAPANLAESMRVRLQRLYPKAKLVAGGDAMVVPLPQDADDANLIAWVRQLLDALWPLPVETASV, from the coding sequence CGCGGCATCCGCCGACCTTTCTCTCTCCCTCGTCGACGGGCTCGATGCCCCCGTCATCGCGGGCCTCGTCGAGCGTCGCCGCGCGGCGGGCGACCCGGGTGCCGTGTTGGTGATCGCCCCGACCGGACGTCGTGCCGAGTCCCTGGGGCCGGCGCTGGATGCCGTCCTGCCCGGCGCGCAGGTGCTGCACTTCCCCGCGTGGGAGACGCTCCCGCACGAGCGTCTCAGCCCGAGCCCCGAGACCGTGGGACGACGCCTCGACGTGTTGCGCCGGATCGCCGCGTGGAACGGTGATGCGCCCCTCGTGGTCACCGCGTCCGTCCGCAGCGCTCTGCAGCCGCTCGCACCGGGACTCGGCGACGTCGCTCCGGTCGAGCTGGCCGTTGGCGGCCGCGGCCACGAGCTCGAAGCGGTCACGACGCGACTCGTCGAGCTGGCGTACCACCGCGTCGACATGGTCTCGCGCCGCGGCGAGTTCGCCGTGCGCGGCGGCATCCTCGACGTGTTCCCGCCCGTCGCCGACCACCCGTACCGCGTCGAGTTCTTCGGTGACGAGGTCGACCAGATCCGCGCCTTCTCGGTCGCCGACCAGCGCTCGCTTCCGGGCGAGGTGACGACCGTCACGCTGGTCCCCAGCCGCGAGCTCCTGCTCACGCCCGCGGTGCGGACGCGCGCGGCGGCGCTTCGCGACGCCTACCCGGGCCTGCGCCAGTTGCTCGAGAAGATGGCCGAGGGCATTCCCGCCGAGGGGATGGAGTCGCTCATCCCCGTGCTCATCGACGACCTCACGACCCTGGTCGACTACCTGCCCGGCGGTAGTGCGGTCGCGCTCGTCGACCCGGAGCGCTCGCTCGCGCGCGCGACGACGCTCGGCGACACCAATCGCGAGTTCCTCGAGGCCGCGTGGTCGGCGGCGACGGCGGGAGCCGACACCCCCGTCGATCTCGACTCCGGCGACTTCGTGACCCTCGACGACCTCCACGAGCGCGCCAGCGGACGCGGGGGAGTCTGGTGGCAGCTCAGCGCCTTCGACTCGGGCGCAGCGGATGCCGAAGACGAGGGGCTCGTGACGGGGGACGACTCCCCGCACCGCATCAAGGCCGACGCCGTTCCCTCGTTCCAGGGCAACGTCGACGGGGCCACCGCCCACGTGGGCCAGTTGCTCGGCGACGGGTGGTCGGTGATCGTCACGGCATCCGGACCCGGTCTGGTGGACCGCGCGCGCGACGTGCTCGCCGAGCGCGGGATCGCGGCGCGGCGCGTGGACGACGTGCTCACCCCTCCCGAGCCCGGTGTCGCGCACGTCGTGTGCGCGCCGCTCGAGCGCGGCTTCGAACTCGGCGAGGCGCGGTTCGCCGTCATCACCGAGACCGAGTTCTACGGTCGCTCGGTGGGCGGCGACAACCGCGGCGCGAAGAAGCTCGCCTCGCGTCGCCGCAACGTGGTCGATCCGCTGCAGCTGAAGCCCGGCGACGTCGTGGTGCACGCGACCCACGGCATCGGCAAGTTCATCGAGTTGACCCAGCGCGAGGTGTCGAGCGGCGGGCGCAACGCCGTGAAGACGACGAAGGAGTACCTCGTCCTCGAGTACGCGCCCTCCAAGCGCGGCTACCCGGGCGACAAGCTGTTCGTCCCCACCGATCAGCTCGATCTGCTGTCGAAGTACGTCGGCGGCGAGGCCCCGACCCTGTCGAAGATGGGCGGCAGCGACTGGGCCGCGGCGAAGGGCCGGGCCCGCAAGGCCGTCCGTGACATCGCCGTCGAGCTGGTGAAGCTGTACTCGGCGCGCATGGCATCCAAGGGATACGCCTTCGGTCCCGACACCCCGTGGCAGCGCGAGCTCGAAGAGGCCTTCCCCTTCGCCGAGACGCAGGACCAGCTGCAGACGATCGACGAGATCAAGGCCGACATGGAGAAGCCGATCCCCATGGACCGCCTGCTCTCGGGCGACGTCGGCTTCGGCAAGACCGAGGTCGCCGTACGCGCGGCGTTCAAAGCGATCCAGGACGGCAAGCAGGTCGCGATGCTCGTGCCCACGACCCTTCTCGTGAAGCAGCACCTCGAGACCTTCGCCGAGCGCTTCGCCGGGTTCCCCGTGACCGTGCGCCCGCTGTCGCGTTTCCAGAGCGACAAAGAGGCCAAGGCCACGCTCGCGGGGCTCACCGACGGCACCGTCGACATGGTCATCGGCACGCACCGCATCCTCACCGAGAAGGTCATCTTCAAAGACCTCGGGCTGATGATCATCGACGAGGAACAGCGCTTCGGCGTCGAGCACAAGGACGCCCTGAAGAAGCTGAAGACCAACGTCGACATCCTTGCGATGAGCGCCACGCCCATCCCGCGCACGCTCGAGATGGCGGTCACCGGCATCCGCGAGATGTCGACCCTCGCCACCCCGCCCGAGGATCGGCATCCGATCCTCTCCTACGTCGGGCCGCGCAACGACAAGCAGATCGCGGCCGCCATCCGCCGCGAGCTGCTGCGCGAGGGCCAGGTGTTCTACGTGCACAACCGCGTGTCGTCGATCCAGCGCGTCGCGGCGCACCTCGCCGAGCTCGTGCCCGAGGCCCGCATCGTCGTCGCGCACGGTCAGATGGGCGAGCACGCTCTCGAGCAGGTCGTCGACGACTTCTGGGAACGCCGCGCCGACGTGCTCGTGTCGACCACGATCATCGAGACGGGCCTCGACATCTCGAACGCGAACACGATCATCATCGACCGGGCCGACAAGTACGGCCTGTCGCAGCTGCACCAGCTGCGCGGTCGCGTCGGTCGCGGGCGCGACCGCGCGTACGCCTACTTCCTCTACGACGAGATGAAGCCGCTGTCCGAGACCGCGGCCGACCGCCTCGAGACGATCGCCGTGAACAACGACCTCGGTTCCGGCATGCAGGTCGCGTTGAAAGACCTCGAGCTGCGCGGGGCGGGAAACCTGCTCGGTGCCGAGCAGGCGGGGCACATCGCGGGTGTCGGGTTCGACCTGTACCTGCGCATGATCGGCGAGGCCGTGTCGACCTTCCGCGGTGAAGACGTCGACGGCCCCACCGAGCTGCGCCTCGAGCTTCCGGTCGACGCGCGCCTGCCCGAGTTCTACATCGACAGCGAGCGGCTGCGCCTCGAGGCCTACCAGAAGCTCTCGGCCGCGGCATCCGCGACCGCCAAGGACGACGCGATCGATCTGGTCGTCGAGGAACTGCGCGATCGCTACGGCGAGCCGCCCGCCGAGGTCGAGGGTCTCATCGCCGTGGCGCGCCTGCGTCGCCGCGCGGCGCAGGCCGGGCTCGCCGATGTCGTCGCCATGGGCTCGAACCTCCGCATCGCCCCCGCGAACCTCGCGGAGTCGATGCGCGTGCGCCTGCAGCGGCTCTACCCGAAGGCGAAGCTCGTCGCGGGCGGCGACGCGATGGTCGTCCCGCTCCCGCAGGACGCCGACGACGCGAATCTCATCGCGTGGGTGCGGCAATTGCTCGACGCGCTCTGGCCGCTGCCGGTCGAGACGGCGTCGGTCTGA
- a CDS encoding cadherin-like beta sandwich domain-containing protein, protein MPKRALRVITALSVVSALTTVGLVAAAPATAATTTTFYVSPSGSDSANGTSSGSAFKTLTRAQEAVRGANSSSNVTVVLADGVYPLSQALTFRTADGGQNGNTVTWKAADGAKPVLSGGKAVTGWTDTDGNGIWEAPLDSAIDFRQLYVNGAQALRSRMWVDYNKFSFSRTGLTVDPAYVSAGDVGAAWAKLTALSPAAQKRIELRSRASFTDRFAPFQSISNNVVTMRQPAWDNQTWGWDTVNKPLHSPAFSLRNALAFVDEDNEWYYDTEAKKLSYKPASGVNPNSLSIVAPQVTSLMSISGDSASAPVSNLTFSGLSFQYSSDTAANSDDGYASQQNGAVLRGYLYALTDPTTKDLPTSDQRTFDPTKDQAPLVRLIKRDAFNAYRYLDDNSPVATNDLTRLIRLRDYPTMPLNSTQLAAWNAAHPDAQKKECAQGTYAIDCFVFESNRNMFQQTPASIQVSAAKSVSFTLNEFTHLGSKGLGIGMNEEANSSGVGLGAQNVSVVGNTFNDIAGSAVVAGGTTLAAARPATDAQANRSLSITNNRITKMGQDYFESSAVLATYIDGAEISNNELTNGPYDVVDTGWGWGVPDAGGNAVYQGRGSYIFWPRFAENNPTIAKNMHVAKNVMWDFKKEGNDGGVLYHLGAAPGSSWDSNYLRGGDGTKLYFDEGTRYLTAKNNALDGTYYQAFANGFNENQGTPADNVGNSTRDNTIDGTWWLGGGINAGPWCANSGECDANGEYYNNRITTRSQLGINEYPLAAQKVIAEAGISPQYRKPGDWIGQSRGLDLSIARDTSGSQILTATVANFGSTPLSDIAVQVSGSDKVSLTPLTTAPTSLEPGVTATATWKITGADAVTSGTVSANATMTRQEFTGTSRETVSKSLAVALGGRVAAGLTTAAPSLYAENQAVQTGDVIALQNKGRDIGGGGDEYTSVYKSDVLTPTGSITAKFEGGNTGWYRAGLSVRNDLSKMADAASADKSTGYAHLAIEPNWIALRYDKDGDGAIDSQAAAVQTTARPLWVKLTRNKNIVTASYSTDGTNYTTLGQAPLVGADENLDAGVVQSSAGRAGNSGELGTSTARFSALSFSDGSEPVDSAAAQQRILDDKKALRDTEVNIDAFSALGNSSEEAARNLKTVRSNSGTWAGQAYRDAERSAGSYFQLEMNVDPTAPKNYLGVRYNGGDNGRSFDVLLNGTKLKTEKITNAQGNSFYTQWDEIPASILQNIATTDSYKKDAAGKYVLDAKGNKIPVVTVRFTADGSGSYVGGIYGLTTARTTTYATDANLSKLTFTTGTLSPTFTGTTKAYTLTVPAGTTSVTFDADPTTPSGLVKVGDILIDDTKPRTLPLTQGTTTRLTLNTLAQDHTTTTQYTVDVVPQAPTPTLSAQATASSRCVSGKVVLTVTVTNTSSRTVDTTVATPWGTRTTTALAAGKSTSFAYTTRSKTITAGTATATVTATIDGTPTTATTTAPYTTRTCN, encoded by the coding sequence GTGCCGAAACGCGCACTACGTGTCATCACCGCTCTGTCCGTCGTCTCAGCGCTCACCACAGTCGGGCTCGTCGCTGCCGCCCCGGCAACGGCCGCCACCACGACGACGTTCTACGTCTCGCCGTCCGGCAGCGACTCGGCGAACGGAACGAGCTCCGGATCCGCGTTCAAGACGCTCACCCGAGCGCAGGAAGCCGTGCGCGGGGCGAACTCCTCGTCGAACGTCACGGTCGTTCTGGCCGATGGCGTGTATCCGCTGTCTCAGGCGCTCACCTTTCGCACCGCCGACGGGGGCCAGAACGGCAACACCGTGACGTGGAAGGCGGCGGACGGCGCCAAACCGGTCCTCTCCGGCGGGAAGGCGGTCACCGGATGGACCGACACCGACGGAAACGGCATCTGGGAAGCCCCGCTCGACTCGGCCATCGACTTCCGCCAGCTCTACGTCAACGGCGCGCAGGCGCTGCGGTCGCGCATGTGGGTGGACTACAACAAGTTCAGCTTCTCTCGCACGGGCCTCACCGTCGACCCGGCCTACGTCTCCGCCGGTGACGTCGGCGCGGCCTGGGCCAAGCTGACCGCCCTGTCGCCCGCTGCGCAGAAGCGCATCGAACTGCGCAGCCGGGCCTCGTTCACCGACCGGTTCGCCCCCTTCCAGTCGATCTCGAACAACGTCGTCACCATGCGCCAGCCGGCGTGGGACAACCAGACCTGGGGCTGGGACACCGTCAACAAGCCCCTGCACTCCCCCGCCTTCTCGCTGCGCAATGCCCTCGCGTTCGTCGACGAGGACAACGAGTGGTACTACGACACCGAAGCCAAGAAGCTGTCGTACAAGCCGGCATCCGGAGTGAACCCCAACAGCCTCTCGATCGTCGCCCCGCAGGTGACATCGCTGATGAGCATCAGTGGCGACTCGGCGTCGGCACCGGTGTCCAACCTGACCTTCTCCGGACTGTCGTTCCAGTACTCCAGCGACACGGCAGCGAACAGCGACGACGGCTACGCGAGCCAGCAGAACGGCGCGGTCCTGCGCGGATACCTCTACGCACTGACCGACCCCACCACGAAGGACCTGCCCACCTCGGATCAGCGCACCTTCGACCCCACCAAGGATCAGGCACCACTTGTGCGCCTCATCAAGCGCGACGCGTTCAACGCGTATCGATACCTGGATGACAACAGCCCGGTCGCCACGAACGACCTGACCCGTCTCATCCGGCTGCGGGACTACCCGACCATGCCGCTGAACTCGACGCAGCTCGCGGCGTGGAACGCCGCGCACCCCGACGCGCAGAAGAAGGAGTGCGCGCAGGGCACCTACGCGATCGACTGCTTCGTGTTCGAGTCGAACCGCAACATGTTCCAGCAGACGCCCGCAAGCATCCAGGTGTCGGCGGCGAAGTCCGTGTCGTTCACCCTGAACGAGTTCACCCACCTCGGCTCGAAGGGCCTCGGGATCGGCATGAACGAAGAGGCGAACTCCTCCGGGGTCGGCCTCGGAGCCCAGAACGTCTCGGTCGTGGGCAACACGTTCAACGACATCGCCGGCTCGGCCGTCGTCGCGGGCGGCACCACGCTCGCCGCCGCCCGTCCGGCAACCGACGCGCAGGCGAACCGTTCCCTCTCGATCACCAACAACCGCATCACCAAGATGGGCCAGGACTACTTCGAATCCTCGGCGGTGCTGGCGACCTACATCGACGGTGCCGAGATCTCGAACAACGAACTCACCAACGGCCCCTACGACGTCGTCGACACCGGCTGGGGTTGGGGTGTTCCGGATGCCGGCGGCAACGCCGTCTACCAGGGTCGCGGCTCGTACATCTTCTGGCCCCGCTTCGCGGAGAACAACCCCACCATCGCGAAGAACATGCACGTGGCCAAGAACGTCATGTGGGACTTCAAGAAGGAGGGTAACGACGGCGGCGTCCTCTACCACCTCGGCGCGGCACCCGGCAGCAGCTGGGACAGCAACTACCTGCGCGGCGGGGACGGCACCAAGCTCTACTTCGACGAAGGCACCCGCTACCTGACGGCCAAGAACAACGCCCTCGACGGCACGTATTACCAGGCGTTCGCGAACGGGTTCAATGAGAACCAGGGCACCCCGGCCGATAACGTCGGAAACTCGACGCGCGACAACACGATCGACGGCACCTGGTGGCTCGGCGGCGGTATCAACGCAGGTCCGTGGTGCGCGAACTCCGGTGAATGCGACGCCAACGGCGAGTACTACAACAACCGCATCACCACGAGGTCGCAGTTGGGCATCAACGAGTACCCCCTGGCGGCTCAGAAGGTGATCGCCGAGGCGGGCATCTCGCCGCAGTACCGCAAGCCCGGTGACTGGATCGGCCAATCGCGCGGTCTCGACCTCTCGATCGCCCGTGACACCTCCGGATCGCAGATCCTCACCGCCACCGTCGCCAACTTCGGCTCGACCCCCCTCAGCGACATCGCCGTACAGGTGAGCGGATCCGACAAGGTCTCGCTGACCCCCCTCACAACCGCCCCGACCAGCCTCGAGCCGGGCGTCACCGCCACGGCCACCTGGAAGATCACCGGCGCCGACGCCGTCACCAGTGGAACGGTGTCTGCCAACGCGACGATGACCCGCCAGGAGTTCACCGGCACCAGCCGCGAGACGGTGTCGAAGTCGCTCGCGGTCGCCCTCGGCGGTCGAGTGGCCGCCGGACTGACCACGGCCGCGCCCTCGCTGTACGCCGAGAACCAAGCCGTGCAGACGGGCGACGTGATCGCGCTGCAGAACAAGGGCCGCGACATCGGCGGCGGGGGTGACGAGTACACCTCCGTCTACAAGAGCGACGTCTTGACGCCCACCGGGTCGATCACCGCGAAGTTCGAGGGCGGCAACACGGGCTGGTATCGCGCGGGCCTGTCGGTGCGCAACGACCTGAGCAAGATGGCCGATGCCGCGTCGGCGGACAAGTCCACCGGATACGCGCACCTCGCCATCGAGCCCAACTGGATCGCGCTGCGCTACGACAAGGACGGCGATGGCGCCATCGACTCGCAGGCCGCTGCGGTTCAGACGACCGCTCGCCCGCTGTGGGTCAAGCTGACGCGGAACAAGAACATCGTCACCGCCTCGTACTCGACCGACGGCACGAACTACACCACCCTCGGCCAGGCCCCGCTCGTCGGTGCCGATGAGAACCTCGATGCGGGTGTCGTACAGTCCAGCGCCGGTCGCGCGGGCAACTCGGGCGAACTGGGCACCTCGACCGCTCGATTCAGCGCCCTGTCGTTCTCGGACGGGTCGGAGCCGGTGGATTCGGCGGCGGCGCAGCAGCGCATCCTGGACGACAAGAAGGCGCTGCGCGACACGGAGGTGAACATCGACGCGTTCTCCGCACTCGGCAACAGCAGCGAAGAAGCCGCCCGCAACCTCAAAACCGTCCGCTCCAACTCCGGCACCTGGGCCGGACAGGCCTACCGCGACGCCGAACGCTCCGCCGGATCGTACTTCCAGCTGGAGATGAACGTCGACCCCACCGCACCCAAGAACTACCTCGGCGTGCGCTACAACGGCGGCGACAACGGCCGCAGCTTCGACGTGCTCCTCAACGGCACCAAGCTGAAAACCGAGAAGATCACCAACGCCCAGGGCAACTCCTTCTACACCCAGTGGGACGAGATCCCCGCGTCGATCCTGCAGAACATCGCCACCACCGACAGCTACAAAAAAGACGCCGCCGGCAAATACGTCCTCGACGCCAAGGGGAACAAAATTCCCGTCGTCACCGTCCGCTTCACCGCCGACGGCTCCGGCAGCTACGTCGGCGGAATCTACGGCCTCACCACGGCCCGCACCACCACCTACGCCACCGACGCGAACCTCTCCAAACTGACCTTCACCACCGGTACCCTCAGCCCGACCTTCACCGGCACGACCAAGGCCTACACGCTCACCGTCCCCGCCGGCACCACCAGCGTCACCTTCGACGCCGACCCCACCACCCCCAGCGGCCTGGTCAAAGTCGGAGACATCCTCATCGACGACACCAAACCACGCACCCTCCCCCTCACCCAGGGCACGACCACCCGTCTCACCCTGAACACCCTCGCCCAAGACCACACCACCACCACCCAATACACCGTGGACGTGGTCCCCCAGGCACCCACCCCCACCCTCAGCGCCCAAGCAACCGCCTCCTCGCGATGCGTCAGCGGAAAGGTCGTCCTCACCGTCACCGTCACCAACACCAGTTCCCGCACCGTCGACACCACCGTCGCCACCCCCTGGGGAACACGCACCACCACCGCCCTCGCCGCCGGCAAGAGCACCAGCTTCGCCTACACCACGCGAAGCAAAACCATCACCGCCGGCACAGCCACCGCCACCGTCACCGCCACCATCGACGGAACACCCACCACCGCCACCACCACCGCCCCCTACACCACCCGCACCTGCAACTAA